Part of the bacterium genome, GGAACCACCTCCACCTCAGCCAAAAGGCCCTGGCCCAAAAGGCCGGGATGCCCCAACCCAACCTCTCGGACATCGAGCGGGGGGAAAGGGAAGTATCCCTGCGCACGCTCCGGGCCCTGGCCCAGGCCTTGGGCATCCGTCCGGGGATCCTGGCCGACGGGATCGGACCGGTGGAGAAGGCCCCGCCCCTGTCGCGGGAGCGCCTGGAAAAGGTGGCCGATTCGGTGGTGAAGGGCACCGCCCCCGCCGCCCGGGACGCCCAGCTGGCGGCCCAATTGGTCCCCCTGGTGCGGCCCCGTCTCGC contains:
- a CDS encoding helix-turn-helix transcriptional regulator; this encodes MLPFGTCVLLWRNHLHLSQKALAQKAGMPQPNLSDIERGEREVSLRTLRALAQALGIRPGILADGIGPVEKAPPLSRERLEKVADSVVKGTAPAARDAQLAAQLVPLVRPRLAASGNKKAPGRSSERRARQAWLRLAASHDGREIQSLAERIAEKAGRP